The following is a genomic window from Episyrphus balteatus chromosome 1, idEpiBalt1.1, whole genome shotgun sequence.
ctggccctaaaatatcaacgcattataaaaaaaataatttcaaatctgtcttgatctttctatcttgagaaacgtcaaattttaaccactacTATCAAATTTTACACATTTTATTCAACACGCTAGTGccaaaatttaaccaaacgtcaaattttaaccaacattttaacgcaattcgcacacggccttagaacataatttattttggaTTGACATTTGTCATCTGTCAAGTGTGGTTATTAAAATCAAAGATCTCCtttcaagaaaatttattaaaatagaaaataaagtgCTATTAGTGCTTAAGTACATTTAAAAGATAGttgaaataacaaaataaaagaaaaaatcaaaatctgctGAGTAAGTCTTAGTAATAAGAAATCCTGAGCTTTAAAATACCAAACCAAAGAACTAACCTCAACTAATGAGCAAAAGGCCTCTAAAAGAAACTTCAACTGAACATTCTCAAACTGAAAAACGTTACTCTGCTACAAAAACTAACGATATGGGATCACCATCTGTCCAAAATGTCGAAACAATTATGAGACAAATACTCAGAGAAAATAACGATGAACTCTTCAAGCAACTAGCAACAAAATCTGACCTGCAACACCTTCATACTGAGTTTGCTAACCTGCAATCCCGCCATGAAGACATTACTCAACGAGTGGTTCAGcttgaaaatcaaaataagaTCTTGGAAGAgcaaatcgaaaaaatgttacaaaaaaaacacagaatcGAACTTACCGCCATCAACTTAGCAGCACTTAGTggggaattttaaaaattcttatgcAAATAATTTGGTGAGAATTAGGTGAAatttagtgaatcaattttacaatttggtgaatcatagtttaaaagttattaacaatTTACGTAAGGCATAAAGTTAGCAGCACTTGgtcatgaattaaaaaaaaatatcttcataattcagtgtcaatttagtgaatcgtatttgatcagttttataatttggtgaatcatagtttattaaataataactaaaatagaaaaattaacaaacgtaacgtaacgtaaaaaaagcatttgttaaCCATGGACAcaaaccacagtacacataataaggtaatatattccgaacgttgtcaaaatttgtttgtcaaaaatggccaccaatctgtcaggtcggcctttaatttttatatttcaatcgcagtaaacaggaaatttgtttttgttttaatttataaaatgtcatttaaaaatattataaattgaaaaataacaaattttcttcgtgtttcatcgcggaaaatggtaaataattgtttaatgattagtggtgtgcgtggtttttcggtttttgtgcgtttttcgtcggtattttaaacaattaagaattcggtagctgacattggtcgccaaagtgtcatgttttgacaatcgggcgaccaatgtcagttcggaatttaatacctttttatgtgtactgtggacaCAAACCTCACGAATGAAAATGGCAGAGttcaagtgaaaattttcaaactaattttttgacagttgaccacaatattaaaaataatgacgcaaaaagcttgttttttggttttaaaacaatttttgtattttgttttccaaaaacaaatagcgctagaaagaaacaaattgtaaattttccactttttcacttttttaatcATTGTAATTAAAAGGCTTAAGAAagattaggggtattcacgatccgatgcaactggtctagtatcattgcaaaattgcaaaagtgtaaaatcttacaacactacattaacaaaatatatggattgaaattttacaatggtcttgcacttttacTATACCCTAactttattgcaaaataaaaatacaatggagtaaaattatttttgacagatggcagctcaccgtcgcgtcgcccatgataaacagtttgtcttttttattctgtttattatagctgcgttcctttgggaacttTTATCTActacttagtacttaaaactactttgaccTACTTTTGctgtattgaaaaagtagttcaaagctgcttttagtactaagcagtagataaatattttcaaaggaaAGCAGCTTGTGGTTCTCGGTACTCATGTCCCGtgatttagtttcttttgatgtaaaataatttgtgaaaattaattaacccgaacaaaacaaagaattaaattataaaaaatgaaaaaaaaaagaagaagcaacagtggaggaacaaccctgttaaaaaaaaacatcatggatttcattcatgcttcaatatttactatagataagaaaaggggcgttcacgatctattgtaaaaaaataaaattttacatttttactaggcctgttgcaccagatcgtgaatacccctataatTCTTAATTAGGTGAATCtcaattcaagagttacatgatattttggtttttttttcaggtgcgtcttggaacatttttgaacttccgcagatgattacttgaaaagtatgatacaccaaattctgaaatgtaaaaaatgtaaaGCGTAAGATAGCAAAAGTacaagttgggctatcctgggctaaccttgggcaaacaaaccacggttttaaactaacgatttttttacaagaaaaaaaatttttttcggtttctgatattaaaaaaagttttttgttgtatctgtAAATGTACGATAACTCGTAATGCCAGTCAGAGCGATGCACCCTGATGGCAAGAGATAACTCTGGTGCATGTACCAGAATATCTGCAAGTTATATTTGATTTGATCTTGTGTCCCACAAGATGTCTTTATTGACCGTCACATATTTGGGCATAGAATCCCAACTTCCGTTCAAGTTCATGTGTTTGCAGATGCTTCCAAAAAGGGTTATGGAGCAGCTATTTACATAAGAGCGGTTAACAAAGATAAAATCATCACAGTCAGACTACTGTGCGCGAAATCAAAAGTGGCACCAGTTAAAAATCTAACCATTCCAAGTGTATAATATATCATCAGCACTTTTCTTCAAGTATGAGAACAAACCGAAATTTTAAGTTTCACGAATCTCGTATTCTCGTATTCCAATTTCCATTTATAAAGATGTTTGTTCTCACGCTTGAAGTAATTTGTGCATGCTTTGCAGTTTATTCCTTATCAGAATTGTCTGTttctaatttaaataaaattgagtcgTTTCCAAACCATCGAAGGTGTCgtgtcttttttattaattcgatTTATTTTCTGATTGTGTtgcattgaaattattttaatattgtggATTTAACATTTTGGCGACCGTTGAAGTGCTTTAACtgtgaaaaataaattcatataaaataaaatcaaagtttGAAGTGTAAAAAATGGCTCAATCAGAAAACTCTGCTTCTGAAGTGGACATGGAATACTACGCATCACTACAAGAGAAGGTAGGTGATGAGATATGTCGGTTGAATCGGAATTACTTTAAAGATTCTGAATCAAGGAAAACCTTGAGTTATCTAATAGAACGTCGAGATAAATTAGATCAACAATGGAAAGTCTTTGATGAGACCGATAGTATTATCCGCGATAAGTTTTCTGACCAATTAGAACATCCATATTTTAAGAACGACTACTATGAAGCCATACTTAAAATAAAGGAACGTTTGCTTAGTGACATAAACAGTCGAATTGAAAAACAAGAGAGCGAGTCTGAAGATACGCACGTTTACGCAACGATTGCCGACAAGATTACTGGAACAGTTCCTAAGGGAACTGGAAGTGTACCAACAAAAGCGCCGgaacaaaaaatgaatacaGAGCATATTCAAAAGGTTAACACAGGGGAACCTAACATTCAACCACCGGTAATGACTGTTAAGGATAGGTTTAAACTACTAATAAACATCCTTGACAAGTCATTGGAAAAAGTTTCTGCTGAACTTAGTCAAGGACGAAATGAcattttctgcaaaataaaaataaaatccattgAACAAAATTGGACCGAAATAATggatatttttaaaacgattGGCGAATATGCATCTGTGGAAGATATCCAGATTTATTTCGACATGCAGGATCGAGTTGAGCTAGCACTGATGGAACTATGCGAACAAATGGAGCATCCCAAGGCCATGAATCGTTCAATAGAAATGCCAATCGCTGCGACAATGAAGCTGCCAAAAATAGAACTGCCAAAGTTTGATGGAAATTATCTTAATTGGAGGCAGTTTTATGACCTTTTCAAGCAGTTAATACACGATCAGCCGATCCCACCTGCtcaaaagttgtattttttacGTGCGAATGTCACTGGAGACGCACATAGTTTAATACAACACTTCCAGCCCACTGACAAAAATTATGATGTGGCATGGAAGACGCTTGTCGATCGCTTCGATAATAGGAGGCTGTTGTTAACAGCTCAATTAACAAAAATGCTGTCTCAATCACCAGCAATTGGAACGGCATCCAGTATCAAACGTATGCATGATACCACAAAGGAAGGTATGCAGGCTATATCAAATCTGGGATTTGATACAAGCAGTTGGGATCCGATTATTGTTCATCTGATCCTTCAAAAACTGGACAAGGATCTCAGAACACTTTTCGAACAATCATTGGATAATCCTCGGAGTAGCCCTACTTTGGACGAGTTTCTCAAGTTTGCTGAATCCCGCTTCCAGACATTGGAAGCTATTTCTAGCCGAGATGACAGAAAGAAGACATCTGCATTAGTTGCAGCAAATAGCGACAACATTATCAATTGCGCTATGTGCAATTCAGGTAATCATAAAATTTATAGTTGCTCACAGTTTTTATTACTTTCAGATCTAGACAAGGATAAAGCTGTAAGAAGACTGCAGTTATGCAGAAACTGTCTCAAAGTGGGTCAACACGCCCAATCATGCCAGTCTCGAAGATGTCAGCGGTGCGATGGACGACACAACACGCTCCTTCACCACTTCCAATCGACTAAGCAATTCGATACAACAAAATCACACTTCTACAAAGAACAAAACTACAAAGGAGAAGATTCTTCAAGTCAGCCGCAGCAGCTGAGGAACAAAGCAGAAAACTCTATAAAATTGAGCACAAATACAAACAATCAACAGAACCACAAAGATTCAACAAGTCAGCATGATCAGCCACAGCAGCAGATCATCAAACCAACAGAAATTCCTACAAAGGTTCGTTTTGGTAAgcgttataaaaattttaaaaattcaaaaacagcaAATACGGCTTCTGAGTCGAAAGTGAAACAACGTCAGGTATACCTTGCTACTGCGGTAGTTAACGTCATTTCTTCCTACGGTACATACATCTCTTGTCGAGCAATGCTTGATTCAGGGTCTCAGTTGAACTTCATAACTACGGCCATTGCTAATGAGTTGGGTTTAAAGAAACGTCGAGTTAATATTCCAATAATTGGGATAGGGGGTCAAGGATGCAAATCAGATTTCGTTACTGAGTTAACATTTGAGTCGAGAACGTCTAGATTCCAGGCAACTATTGAGGCAAGCATCATGCCCCGCATTACCGATTATGATTCAAATGCACAAATCGATATATCTCTCTGGAAATTAACAACTAATATAATATTAGCAGATCCTGCATGCTTTAAGAATCAACGTATAGATATGTTGCTAGGTGCGggtatatttttcgagttattcATCCCAGGAGAATTCAAGATATCCAATGATCTTCCCTTGTTACGGAACACAAAGCTTGGATGGGTATTAGCTGGAAGTGTACCAACAGACACAAAAATTTCCGCTAATTGTCATATTGCAGCAGTTCCTACTTTATCTTCTTTAGACAAGCTTGTGCGAAAATTCTGGGAAATAGAAAATCACGATATTCCCTCGATTGCCATGACCAGGGAGGAATATAATATTTGAagaacattttcgaaaaaatataagaTTAAATGATAGCAACCAGTTTGTAGTGCGGTTGCCATTTAAAGAAGATCCAAGTGTTTTCTTAGGAGATTCATTTGAAGTAGCAAAAAGACGTTTTCTGGCATTAGAACGAAAACTAGAGAAAAATCAGGAATTAAAACAATTATATGCAAGCTTCATGCAAGAATATGAAGATCTTGGCCATATGAGTCCAATTGATGAGAGCAAACAGTGCAATACTCATTTTTTCATCCCTCATCACTGTGTTATGAAACCAGAAAGTACATCAACAAAGCTTAGAGTTGTTTTCGATGCATCAGCTAAAAGTTCTTCTGGGAATTCACTTAATGACAGTTTAATGGTTGGTCCAACAGTTCAACCAGACTTATTTTCTATTATTACCCGTATTCACGGCTGATATAAGTAAAATGTACCGACAGGTTTTAGTTGATCCTAATGATAGAATGTTGCAACTAATTTTGTGGCGACCAGATCGCAATAGCCAGTTGCAGATATACCAGTTAAACACTGTAACGTATGGATCGGCATCAGCTTCGTATCTAGCCACTAGATGCTTACTTAAGCTTGCCGAAGATAATGAAGAGAATTATCCTCTTGCTTCCcaggctataaaaaaaaatttctatgtagATGACTGTTCTACAGGTGCTGAGACATTAGAAGATGCTAAAAGTTTGCTAACAGATGTTACCAAAATCTTAAAACAGAGGAATTTTGAGCTAAGAAAATTCTGTTCTAATCATCCAGATATATTGCAGAGCGTTCCTGAAGAGCAAAAAGAACAACTTGTTGCGTTTCACCAATCTGAAGTGATTAAAATGTTGGGACTGATCTGGGATCCTGCATTGGATGCATTTAGATTTAAATTTGACCTTGATGAAATTAATGAGAATGAGAAAGTATGCAAACGAACCGTACTTTCCAACCTTGCAAGCTTATTTGATCCTCTGGGTCTTCTTGCACCAGTCATAGTTCTTGGTAAACTATTTTTACAGGAGTTATGGAAAACAAAGTCATCTTGGGATTATCAGCTCCCTGAAGATCAAGCTAACAAATGGCTTCGTTACTTGAATAGTTTTTCGATGTTAAAAGATTTAAGCATCCCTAGATATGCTTCTTGTCCTTGCAAAAAGAAAAACGTTGAATTGCACGCATTTTCAGATAGCAGTCAAAAGGCCTATGGCTCTTGTGTGTATATTAGATCCGTTGATGATAATGAAATTATTAATTCACACCTGCTTTGTTCCAAATCAAGAATTTGTCCTCTAAAAGTCACAACCATAGCTAGATTGGAACTACAAGGAGCTGTTCTCATGGTTGAATTAGTAGCTAGATTACTGCCACTATTTTCTAATGAATTTAGAAGAGTTTGCTACTATACTGATTCAACTACAGTACTAGCGTGGATTAAATCACCTTCCTATACATGGGATACCTATGTCGCAAATAGAGTGGCAAAGATTCAAGCGAATACGGATATAGAGCAATGGCATTTTGTTAGAGGAAACATTAACCCAGCGGATATGGTATCTAGAGGGCTCGATCTTCCAACGCTCTTAAATACATCAATCTGGTTCAGAGGACCAGACTTTCTAAACACTTTTGACATATTATGGGAAACAATTCCTGAGTTTGTCCAAGAAGATATTCCAGAACGTCGAAAGATGAGATCGGTCTTAGCagcgcacggttgtccaaaatgacttatcttgttgcaaaaatcataacttttgaacggattgagttagcggtacaatttttttttttatttgaaggaaatttctagggctgttataccaatgaatttcaataaaattatttcacagggtgtttcggaatcatcggccaaaaacagattttctttaaaaaaaaagtttaaattaaaattggtatgccatttcgtagaaatcactaatccacatttaaaaacaaaatttcaaaaaaatacaatgtcccgttttcgaaaattttatttttcaaaaaaaaatttcaaaatttttttaaaaatccaaaatttatttttttttaaattttatttttgtcttatatttgagttatataagtgcttcttcacaaaaagtttcgttgaaatcgaataagccgtttcggagaatatcggatttgaaaaaaaacggttttatggcaggtaccgtaaaaaatccattcggttccatgcattaagccgaatagggtatgtgtaccaaccaattgttgatccaaaataaaaatatttagctgcgcatgcttgcgcactgccgagattttgtactttgaaaaaaaaaaatgaaggcagaaggaacagattttcttaaaaaaaatgtttaaattaaaattggtatgccattttgtagaaatcactaatccacatctaaaaacaaaatttcaaaaaaatacaatgtcccgttttcgaaaattttatttttcaaaaaaaattttcaaattttttttttaaatccaaaaattattttttttgaaattttatttttggcttatatttgagttatataagtgcttcttcaaaaaaagtttcgttgaaatcgaataagccgtttcggagaatatcggatttaaaaaaaaccgttctatggcaggtaccgttaataatgattttccaaaaaaatttttttcattaaaagatagaccatgttttaaaacttacatttgaattttttaaacaaaatcgttggagctgtttttgagcaattacaaatttactgaaattggtgtatgacaagtaccgttatttttggcccaaaaaaattaattccaacaacccctctggagggtctccacaaaatgctacataccaaatttgaagtcaatccgtccatccgtttaggctgtagatccttatacagacagacagacagacggacttccgggaccaacttttttggcattctctataatcgtaatatcatggaaaagtgtaatctcaacttttttttagatgtgaattagtgatttctacaaaatggcataccaattttaatttaaatatttttttttttaagaaaatcggttttcggccgatgattcttaaacaccctgtaaaacaattttctttaaattcattggtgtaacagccctggaaatttccttcaaattaaaaaaaaactgtaccgctacctcaatccgttcaaaagttatgatttttgcaacgagataagtcattttgaaCAACAGTGCAGCGTCAGTAAATACCAATAACGACTTTGGAATAGAACGTATAcatcataaaaatttgtattcgttGCAAAAAATATTGTCCTATTGTTTCCGATTTTATAATAACTGCAGAAAACATAAATCATTCAGAAATGGAGGTCCATTAACAGTTAATGAGCTGCAGCATGGTGCACAAATTATATGGATACATGTTCAAAAGAAAGAATTCCCGGAGGAGTATCATTCTCTTCAAAAAGGTTCATGCGTACATAAGGGATCTAGTATAGCATCCTTAGCGCCATTCTttgataaacaaacaaaattaattagaGTCGGCGGAAGGTTGAAGAACGCATCAATTATGAATGATGCAAAGCACCAAATCTTATTACCAAAAAATAGTTGGCTCACAAAGTTGCTTCTCAGATACTTGCACCAAACTAATATGCATGCAGCACCTAAGACACTTATTGCAATATCAAGGCAACGATATTGGATCTTAAGTGTTGGTAGAATGGCTCGTGAGATTGTCTACAAATGCGTCCAATGTTTTCGTTTAAATCCAAGGCCTCTAGAACAAATTATGGGACATTTACCAAAAGCTTTTGGTAAATAGCAACAAGATTTGCAACAACGATTTGCAACAAGATTTTTGTTCCATTTGTATCATACTGAGGTTATCGGAAATGAATGCCGTTGTaactcagttttatttttgtacccgaaaaattctttgaaacttttttattcgaattgctgtttatatgttttaattaagttcaaacttgtttctttaaaaaatcagatGTTGTTTAGATATTATAAACAAGTCTCCAAGTTAAaagttggtaaaaagttatatttaCTCTTATTCAATTTCGATTTTGGTTTCTTTCAACTAAAATGTTGATAAAACCTTTATGCAgcattctcttataacaagtgagtaactcaattaaaatctttagttttgaataattttaaatacataaaaaacgaTTTAACAACATCACTTAAACTATGATACTAATAAGAATATTTAAGgatggaacaaaatatttaaataacattGGAATGGTTCAAGTAGTTGgtaaaagataaattaaaatcattttttgtaccaacaatacaatttttaagaaagcactaacttttttatttcccttTACAATCTACATTTTATTCGATGTctttattaaacaaatatacTTGAACTTCCTTATTGATCGTTAGGGTGGGTCGAtttaacttaagttttttttttttttgacttcggtcATTTATAAAAAGTTGTCACTGAGtgtaaaatatgaaagaaaatttatatttgactTTTAATTCTCACTCTAGGAAAAATCTGAACAAATgcgttatgaattaaaaaacatgaattgTTTAGCTCTCCATTTCCATAATTAGTTAAGGTATTTgctaacaaaaaagtatttaaaagttgattgtttttttttttttttatttttcactcagTTAGACATACCTTTTTGATAACATTCTATCAATGGTttatatcaaaatattaaaaacaaaatcgatccaCCCTAGTATACAGGCATATCCCTTCTTAagtggtgtttttgttttattttagttattgtTCCACAgtttaatgaaacaaaacaaccaACATACAACAAATAAACGGTCATAGAATTAAGCACTTAATCGTTGTTATAACATAATATGTAGTGTATACAATTTCAtgtttaaatgtatttattttgtttttgtttaccaaTAGTTTGATTAAACATATGCCAAATCAAGAACTGATTCAAATATAACATTCAAACATCAATGTAACTTAATAgtaaatatgattttgtatCTTTGTCATTCAGGGATGTTTCTGTTTTATGCTGGTTTTTCAATAGTTTTGCTTAGGAAATGTCAAACTAAGAAAAGTTTTCAGATACAAGAATCAAACATCAATGTAACTCAGTCGATTCTATGTTTTGTTGTCTTCTTCTTTACctagtgttttttgttttattctggtTTATTAACAGTTTGGTGAAACCAAACTGTCaaggaaccattttttttttcatctacaaCATTAAGATATACAGTCAGCGTCTAATGAAAGTTTCACATTAATtggttttcaaagaaaaaaaaaccttcgtagctattttaattattattggtacgtatatgaatttattttatcatatttgttcaaaacataaaaaaaaaaacatattgcaGAGCAATTCCTCTCAAATCTAAgactattataataataattattatcatgCGAAATCATTTAGCacgttttcatacaaatatttaaccggtttaatgttaaaaaaatcattaagtaGGAACACATGAATAAAACTTCcaaactattaaaataaaattaatggacaaatctagacaaaaaagaattttaaatgtaAACTGTTAACTTTTTACTGACACTGACTGTAGCTCAactgttttgtttttcgttcaagagtttttactacacttaagtttttgaaagtttggtttaacaaatatagaactagaattacaacatttttttatgtattgaagttgaaacaacaACGAGTTCCAAATTGTAAATCCatggaagcaaaacgaaatgttATTATATGCCAGAGTTGCCTaagacaataaaacaaatttacaggccagaaaacaaaaattgtagatttcttaatggaaaaacaaaaatattttaatatttttacaaataccaacatatctaataaaaaattaaattttcacataTAAAAGTCATATCGTCGGCTAAGAGTGCAAACCTCGTAAATccacttttgacaaaaattagatttttgaaaatttataaagtaGGCATTGAAATCTATGTTTccattaaagaaaaacagaatatttgttttattaaacgaCCACAAGAAACAAAATTAGACATGAAAAATGTATTAGctagtaaaaatggaaaattagaaGTTGCTCTCCTGAACAATTTACAAAAATGGACTTACGAGGTCTGCACTCTTAGCCGACGATatctaattttgatatttttttaacaattcgttCCATATTTCAATAGATGCCTAGAAAgtcagatgtttttttaatcgaaagtgATTGcagtcattttgttttttattaatttcatatttattgtgtttttaaaaaagatggcAATTAGCATTTGAAGGTTTAAtgtgacttaaaataaaaacacacttaaagtggaaaataggaaaaatgtaaacaaaaaatacccatggcaagcCTGACAAAGTGTAAACTATAAACTAGCATATTTCTCTGTTGCACCAAAATTGTTAAATGGTTGAAAGGGATTGTTTTACAACATTAAGTTTCTATTTTGTTCAAGTTATATGTTTAATAACATGaaagttttaatttgaaattctctTGTTTTAGTTTGGTTTCTTGCAACAAGCGCCATTTTGACTTCCATCAAAATTCGAAATGATTTAACgtgatgaattttaaaatgatttttcatattcttgttgttgtttcatattaaatttcagTGGGAAGGgatgtttatttcattttctaacattacccagtgtttttccaacttttatacctaaatacaaaaaattattatttgttaattttcaatttatttctctaatttcaataatttatgtAGCGCGTGAATTTTATAGAGGCAAAACATTAatctttataataaaaatagtaatcGCATTACAATTTCCGTTCATAAACGACTAAAACTTTCAATTTCAATCATAATTATTATa
Proteins encoded in this region:
- the LOC129906336 gene encoding uncharacterized protein LOC129906336 encodes the protein MYRQVLVDPNDRMLQLILWRPDRNSQLQIYQLNTVTYGSASASYLATRCLLKLAEDNEENYPLASQAIKKNFYVDDCSTGAETLEDAKSLLTDVTKILKQRNFELRKFCSNHPDILQSVPEEQKEQLVAFHQSEVIKMLGLIWDPALDAFRFKFDLDEINENEKVCKRTVLSNLASLFDPLGLLAPVIVLGKLFLQELWKTKSSWDYQLPEDQANKWLRYLNSFSMLKDLSIPRYASCPCKKKNVELHAFSDSSQKAYGSCVYIRSVDDNEIINSHLLCSKSRICPLKVTTIARLELQGAVLMVELVARLLPLFSNEFRRVCYYTDSTTVLAWIKSPSYTWDTYVANRVAKIQANTDIEQWHFVRGNINPADMVSRGLDLPTLLNTSIWFRGPDFLNTFDILWETIPEFVQEDIPERRKMRSVLAAHGCPK